Proteins from a single region of Pseudomonas quebecensis:
- the tssG gene encoding type VI secretion system baseplate subunit TssG → MESQARTSSDPVSTLEAMHQEPWEYDFFQALRRIECESPHLPRLGHSLRLADDPLRLGQQADCTFAPATLASVAPGGDGRPARLEQFFFGLGGPNGPLPLHITEYVRERQRNNADSTSKAFLDVFHHRLLSLFYRAWAEARPTVSHDRPDDDYWSARLAALSGRGMPSLLNQGLIPDTAKLHYSGHLSAQTRYPDGLKAILSEYFGLPVEIEEYVGQWLELPERSRVGVNATRLGVDLCLGSHVWDRQHKFRIRLGPLTLDDYMGMLPGHQPFNELVAWVAEYLGHELDWDLNLVLQQPEVPALRLNGQFRLGFNTWLGQPAVDANDLILARHYADQATTSRNPEHG, encoded by the coding sequence ATGGAAAGCCAAGCCCGGACGTCGTCCGACCCTGTGAGTACCCTGGAAGCGATGCACCAGGAGCCCTGGGAATACGATTTCTTCCAGGCCCTGCGGCGCATCGAATGCGAGTCACCGCACCTGCCGCGCCTGGGCCATTCCCTGCGTCTGGCGGACGACCCGTTGCGCCTTGGGCAACAGGCCGACTGCACCTTCGCCCCGGCCACCCTGGCCTCGGTGGCGCCGGGCGGCGATGGCCGGCCGGCGCGGCTGGAGCAGTTCTTTTTCGGCCTCGGCGGCCCCAACGGCCCGCTGCCGCTGCACATCACCGAATACGTGCGCGAGCGTCAGCGCAACAACGCCGACAGCACCAGCAAAGCGTTCCTGGACGTGTTCCACCATCGCCTGCTCAGCCTGTTTTACCGGGCCTGGGCCGAGGCGCGGCCGACGGTCAGCCACGACCGCCCGGACGATGACTACTGGTCCGCGCGCCTCGCCGCCTTGAGCGGTCGCGGCATGCCGAGCCTGCTCAACCAGGGGCTGATTCCCGACACGGCCAAGCTGCATTACAGCGGCCACCTGTCGGCACAGACCCGCTATCCGGACGGGCTGAAAGCCATCCTCAGCGAGTACTTCGGCCTGCCGGTAGAGATCGAGGAATACGTCGGCCAATGGCTCGAACTGCCCGAACGCAGCCGTGTGGGCGTCAACGCCACCCGGCTGGGCGTGGACCTGTGCCTGGGCAGCCATGTATGGGACCGCCAGCATAAATTCCGTATCCGCCTGGGCCCGCTCACGCTCGATGACTACATGGGCATGCTGCCCGGCCACCAGCCGTTCAACGAACTGGTGGCATGGGTGGCCGAGTACCTGGGCCACGAATTGGACTGGGACCTGAACCTGGTCCTGCAACAACCCGAAGTCCCGGCGCTGCGGCTTAACGGCCAGTTCCGCCTGGGCTTCAACACGTGGCTCGGCCAACCTGCGGTTGACGCCAACGACCTAATCCTGGCCCGGCATTACGCCGATCAAGCCACCACCTCAAGGAATCCAGAGCATGGGTGA
- the tssE gene encoding type VI secretion system baseplate subunit TssE: MVTEIASRERLQPSLLDRLTDDDPTNPKESADKRVLSLTQLKASVLRDLAWLLNTTSLLDADATLHTPAGTSVVNYGLPALAGNSVSSVDIKALEALIYQAIATFEPRILRHTLRVKARVGQGEMNHNALSFEIEGDLWAQPVPLRLLLQTDLDLESGHVRVVNADQRRRP, translated from the coding sequence GTGGTAACTGAAATCGCTTCCCGCGAACGTCTGCAACCGTCCCTGCTGGATCGGCTGACCGACGACGACCCAACCAACCCCAAGGAAAGCGCCGACAAACGCGTGCTGTCCCTGACTCAATTGAAAGCCTCGGTGCTGCGCGACCTGGCGTGGCTGCTCAACACCACGTCGTTGCTCGACGCCGATGCAACGCTGCACACCCCGGCCGGCACCTCCGTGGTCAATTACGGCCTGCCGGCGCTGGCGGGCAACAGCGTGTCCAGCGTGGATATCAAAGCGCTGGAGGCCCTGATTTATCAGGCTATCGCCACATTCGAACCGCGCATTCTGCGCCATACCCTGCGCGTCAAAGCCCGGGTCGGCCAGGGCGAGATGAACCACAACGCCCTGAGTTTCGAAATCGAAGGCGACCTGTGGGCTCAACCGGTGCCGTTGCGCCTGCTGCTGCAGACCGACCTGGACCTGGAATCCGGCCATGTACGCGTGGTCAATGCCGACCAGCGGAGGCGCCCATGA
- the tssF gene encoding type VI secretion system baseplate subunit TssF: MNPRLLELYNQELHHVRESAAEFAKEYPKIASRLTLSGMDCADPYVERLLEGFAYLTARVQLKLDAEYPTFTHNLLEIAYPHYLAPTPSMTVVQLQTDPDEGSLVGGFPLPRDTVLRAALGRETQTCCEYRTAHPVTLWPLQVSNAEYFGNPATVLGRLAASEPKAKAGLRLTLRTGAELPFNSLDLDSLPLYLSGADEQPFRLYEQLLGNACAVFARKPGSDWVERLPQDALRSRGFDDADAAMPVVARAFQGYRLLQEYFALPQRFLFVEFAELSRAVKRCDGQELELIVLFDRHEPSLEGSVGAAQFLPFCTPAINLFPKRLDRIHLSDRVNEHHVIADRTRPMDFEVHSLTGLTGHGTGPEQPFLPFYAVRDPSRYGRDKAYYTVRREPRVLSSDQRRNGPRSTYVGSETFVSLVDSQQAPYRHDLRQLGVTALCTNRDLPLFMSVGNGKTDFTLADSAPVLAVRCVAGPSRPRASHAHDAKAWRLISQLSLNYLSLSEQGQGAGALRELLRLYGDSNDAALQLQIEGLREVSSKAVTRRLPMPGPIVFGRGLEITLEFDENAFRGTGVFLLGAVLERFLARYVSINSFTETVIRTTERGEIMRWKAKPGRRPTL, encoded by the coding sequence ATGAACCCGCGCCTGCTGGAGCTGTACAACCAGGAATTGCACCACGTGCGCGAAAGCGCCGCCGAGTTCGCCAAGGAATACCCAAAGATCGCCAGTCGGCTGACCCTGTCCGGTATGGACTGCGCCGACCCGTACGTCGAACGCCTGCTCGAAGGCTTTGCCTACCTCACCGCCCGCGTGCAGCTCAAGCTCGACGCCGAGTACCCGACGTTCACCCACAACCTGCTGGAAATCGCCTACCCGCACTACCTGGCGCCGACGCCGTCGATGACCGTGGTGCAGTTGCAGACCGACCCCGACGAAGGTTCCCTGGTCGGTGGTTTCCCGTTGCCGCGCGACACCGTCCTGCGCGCCGCCCTGGGCCGCGAGACCCAGACCTGCTGCGAGTACCGCACCGCGCATCCGGTAACGCTGTGGCCACTGCAGGTGAGCAACGCCGAGTACTTCGGCAACCCGGCCACCGTGCTCGGGCGCCTGGCCGCCAGCGAGCCGAAGGCCAAGGCCGGTCTGCGCCTGACCTTGCGCACCGGCGCCGAACTGCCGTTCAACAGCCTCGATCTGGACAGCCTGCCGCTGTACCTCAGCGGTGCCGACGAGCAACCGTTCCGCCTTTACGAACAACTGCTGGGCAACGCCTGCGCGGTATTCGCACGCAAGCCCGGTAGCGATTGGGTCGAGCGTCTACCGCAGGACGCACTGCGTTCACGCGGGTTCGACGACGCCGATGCGGCCATGCCGGTAGTGGCGCGAGCGTTCCAGGGTTATCGGTTGTTGCAGGAATACTTCGCCCTGCCCCAGCGGTTCCTGTTCGTGGAGTTCGCCGAGCTGAGCCGTGCGGTCAAGCGCTGCGACGGCCAGGAGCTGGAATTGATCGTACTGTTTGACCGTCACGAGCCGAGCCTGGAAGGCAGCGTCGGCGCGGCGCAGTTCCTGCCGTTCTGCACCCCGGCGATCAACCTGTTCCCCAAGCGCCTGGACCGTATTCACTTGTCCGACCGCGTCAACGAACACCACGTGATCGCCGACCGCACCCGGCCGATGGATTTCGAGGTGCATTCCCTCACCGGCCTGACCGGCCATGGCACCGGGCCGGAGCAGCCGTTCCTGCCGTTTTATGCGGTGCGCGACCCATCGCGCTATGGCCGTGACAAGGCTTACTACACGGTGCGGCGCGAGCCCCGCGTGCTCTCCAGCGACCAGCGCCGCAATGGCCCGCGCTCCACGTATGTGGGCAGCGAGACCTTCGTCAGCCTGGTGGACAGCCAACAAGCGCCGTATCGCCACGACCTGCGCCAACTCGGCGTGACCGCGCTGTGCACCAACCGCGACCTGCCGCTGTTCATGAGCGTGGGCAACGGCAAGACCGACTTCACCCTGGCCGACAGCGCGCCGGTACTGGCCGTGCGCTGCGTTGCCGGCCCGAGCCGCCCGCGTGCCAGCCATGCCCATGACGCCAAGGCGTGGCGCCTGATCAGCCAGCTGTCGCTCAATTACCTGTCCCTGAGCGAACAGGGCCAGGGCGCCGGCGCCTTACGCGAACTGTTGCGCCTGTATGGCGACAGCAACGACGCCGCCCTGCAGTTGCAGATCGAAGGCCTGCGCGAAGTCAGCAGCAAAGCGGTGACCCGGCGCCTGCCGATGCCCGGCCCGATCGTGTTTGGCCGAGGCTTGGAAATTACACTGGAATTCGATGAAAACGCGTTTCGTGGCACCGGCGTATTCCTGCTCGGTGCGGTACTGGAGCGCTTCCTGGCACGCTACGTGTCGATCAACAGCTTTACCGAGACGGTGATCCGTACCACCGAACGCGGCGAGATCATGCGATGGAAAGCCAAGCCCGGACGTCGTCCGACCCTGTGA